From Anopheles coluzzii chromosome 3, AcolN3, whole genome shotgun sequence, the proteins below share one genomic window:
- the LOC120955008 gene encoding lissencephaly-1 homolog yields the protein MKMVLSQRQREELNQAIADYLGSNGYTDALEAFRKEADMPNEIERKYGGLLEKKWTSVIRLQKKVMELEAKLSEAEKEVIEGAPTKAKRTPSDWIPRPPEKFALAGHRATVTRVVFHPVFSMMVSASEDATIKVWDFETGEYERTLKGHTDSVQDLAFDSQGKLLASCSSDLSIKLWDFQQTYECVKTMHGHDHNVSSVSFVPAGDFLLSASRDKTIKMWEVASGYCVKTFTGHREWVRMVRVNVDGSLMASCSNDHSVRVWQTNSKECKAELREHENTVECIAWAPESAAAAINEAAGADNKKGAHQGPFLASGSRDKTIRIWDVSSGLCLFTLAGHDNWVRGIVFHPGGKYMISASDDKTLRIWDLRNKRCMKTLYAHSHFCTSLDMHKSHPYVISGSVDTTVKVWECR from the exons atgaaaatggTGTTGTCACAACGGCAGCGCGAGGAGCT TAACCAAGCGATTGCCGATTACCTGGGAAGCAATGGATACACAGACGCGCTGGAAGCGTTCCGGAAGGAGGCGGACATGCCGAACGAGATCGAGCGCAAGTACGGCGGGCTGCTCGAGAAGAAGTGGACCTCCGTCATCCGGCTGCAGAAGAAGGTGATGGAGCTGGAGGCGAAGCTGTCCGAGGCGGAGAAGGAGGTGATCGAGGGCGCCCCGACCAAAGCGAAGCGCACGCCGAGCGACTGGATACCGCGCCCGCCGGAGAAGTTTGCGCTCGCCGGCCACCGGGCGACGGTCACGCGCGTTGTCTTTCATCCCGTCTTCAGCATGATGGTGTCCGCGTCGGAGGACGCCACGATCAAGGTGTGGGACTTTGAGACGGGCGAATACGAGCGCACGCTCAAGGGCCATACGGACTCGGTACAGGATTTGGCATTCGATTCGCAAGGCAAGCTGCTCG CCTCCTGCAGCTCGGATCTATCGATCAAGCTGTGGGATTTCCAGCAGACGTACGAGTGCGTCAAGACAATGCACGGGCACGATCACAACGTGTCGTCGGTGTCGTTCGTGCCGGCCGGCGACTTCCTGCTTTCCGCGTCCCGTGACAAAACGATCAAGATGTGGGAGGTGGCCAGCGGCTACTGCGTCAAGACGTTCACCGGCCACCGGGAGTGGGTGCGCATGGTGCGGGTGAACGTGGACGGCTCGCTGATGGCCTCCTGCTCGAACGACCACTCAGTACGGGTATGGCAGACGAACTCCAAGGAGTGCAAG GCTGAGCTGCGCGAGCACGAGAATACGGTAGAGTGCATTGCCTGGGCCCCGGAATCGGCAGCAGCGGCTATAAACGAGGCAGCCGGAGCAGACAACAAGAAGGGTGCACACCAAGGCCCATTCCTGGCATCGGGATCGAGAGACAAAACGATCAGG ATTTGGGACGTCAGCTCCGGCTTGTGCCTGTTTACGCTGGCCGGCCACGACAATTGGGTGCGTGGTATCGTGTTTCACCCCGGCGGCAAGTACATGATTTCCGCTAGCGACGACAAAACGCTACGCATTTGGGATCTACGCAACAAGCGTTGCATGAAAACGCTCTACGCGCACTCACATTTCTGTACATCTTTGG ATATGCATAAGTCCCATCCTTACGTCATATCCGGCAGCGTGGACACGACGGTTAAAGTTTGGGAGTGCCGCTAA
- the LOC120955012 gene encoding elongation of very long chain fatty acids protein AAEL008004, producing MDVRDNFTDFTLASNYIMQLAIDEYQADRNWTRLIDRYWNLVEDLIGDPRAKQLPFMDNPLPTVGMVLTYLAWVLIIGPTYMRDRKPMQLTNTLFYYNLGQVLLSAYMFYEHLMAGWARGYSLTCQPVDYSDDQLSRRMFNLCYIYYLSKLSEFADTVFFVLRKKKSQISYLHLYHHSLTPIEAWILTKFLAGGNATLPNIINNFVHTLMYLYYMLSAMGPRYQKYLFWKQFLTELQIAQFVICIGHAINALLTDCAFPKFITFLLLCNASIFFVLFMNFYLENYRKQATAKAAQQEATALAASCQQEHQQQQQVVSVESLPLKKQQ from the exons ATGGATGTAAGGGACAACTTTACCGACTTTACGCTGGCGTCCAACTACATCATGCAGTTGGCGATCGACGAATATCAGGCAGATCGCAATTGGACGCGATTAATCGACCGATACTGGAATCTGGTGGAGGATCTCATTGGAG ATCCACGCGCCAAGCAGCTTCCCTTCATGGACAATCCGCTGCCGACGGTCGGGATGGTGCTGACCTACCTCGCCTGGGTGCTGATCATCGGACCGACGTACATGCGCGACCGGAAACCGATGCAGCTTACCAACACCCTCTTCTACTACAACCTCGGCCAGGTCCTGCTGAGCGCTTACATGTTCTACGAG CACTTGATGGCGGGTTGGGCACGCGGGTACAGCCTAACATGCCAACCGGTCGACTACAGTGACGATCAACTATCGCGACGG ATGTTCAACCTCTGCTACATCTACTACCTCTCGAAGCTGTCCGAGTTTGCGGACACGGTATTCTTTGTGCTGCGCAAGAAAAAGTCACAAATTTCCTATCTCCATCTGTACCACCACTCGCTCACCCCGATCGAGGCTTGGATACTGACCAAGTTCCTCGCAG GTGGCAATGCAACACTGCCCAACATTATCAACAACTTTGTCCACACGCTGATGTACCTCTACTACATGCTGTCCGCGATGGGACCCCGCTATCAGAAGTATCTTTTCTGGAAGCAGTTTTTAACCGAATTACAGATT GCCCAGTTTGTTATCTGCATCGGACACGCGATCAACGCGCTGCTTACGGACTGTGCCTTCCCGAAGTTTATCACCTTCCTGCTGCTGTGCAACGCCAGCATATTCTTCGTGCTGTTTATGAATTTCTATCTGGAAAATTACCGCAAACAGGCCACTGCGAAGGCGGCGCAGCAGGAAGCAACAGCTCTGGCAGCCTCCTGCCAGCAagaacaccagcagcagcaacaagtgGTATCAGTGGAGTCGCTGCCGCTCAAGAAGCAACAATGA